In Helicoverpa zea isolate HzStark_Cry1AcR chromosome 3, ilHelZeax1.1, whole genome shotgun sequence, the following proteins share a genomic window:
- the LOC124646189 gene encoding uncharacterized protein LOC124646189 isoform X1 yields the protein MDTKSLHSKHPKKMKASKDKQEVFVLPPDILKKLGINIDNTDSSQIIPPDVNTNSFSNSEISSAENVPASTYSPKPSDTSILETASLMMKSVFLSPTFIPTVANVTAGEVELLSNNNIEETFMSTDSVEPQTPILIPEVNNKGAGVPDSGDILGQCYMVGLDQYNTTLNGEHISVSKTDEGYLDKHVDGNKIQEDNKMTLNEIPSDMGNSIDNVDGVYNEDLLKDLCNKELIATGRNSPYISSNDVEMGNPAPKPAPKINIVSEETIALSELRKLKSTQFSNTNTLTPVTISSIVDTKMNNAHRQNVNNKQLNNYEISHSKKLGSEEKVNKLNPKLSNESIPTNPTPSDFLQGIDTEKEVIGIGGNSPPQKESCDKVRKISNEIIVTEVLPDCQMNGHDSYAEDNTPANLKLVNDLDINVEGLVIDRNSKTTEICNGRIDDEVASNKKEILPEIECRCDNNNEGKSDKQEETVIEKTETDNVHQNTEIKSNRKESSNLKQSFNEDCSVKNKSTKIKENKLASMLIETKNLSDSNADKKIDKVKEIAAYLRKFSHIYTDKKKTKMALKNDVMRKEAINSNINTTESKLCIQGVEKPGGTNIDSERTSDCKVMKTYTRRNPVKTTKSHTSIIRKTETIIVDDAQEYTLHAVNILTPNQTQQFCLCFDFGHLSYYDNDNLYEHIHFWRHNTANCDMDVIFSIYNDEIEVKNETLVDTEEKTDENDETYNVCCNIYSKEYSDHLDNCDNDAVPSLEPEHITHDSKHADAVDTPQVSVLNNESPKANPPKANSPKAISPKAISPKANSPKAISPKANSPKKIDQAESTTNLNVDDVIEVMDEGVVDKDELDKCVNIKDSDESSNTECNERVVAATATASESDCINPSKSTSRLNSTSDCAVESSEATMVSDVHRKKRKLPSSVSITSDEPSVKKKIKCGVCNGIFSAADWDSHVETQHDLIAWKAGTTLNLDDPELKKKLKEKIKSVGLQKCSLCSVEFKKFNRFIEHVKYCIQNKGNQKPEKPARKSRIVADEKVTCGVCQKTLLSSNWLEHSGRSHNYLAWIDGQDTLNVENESDVRQHLQNIIRINGKLTCYKCGLSRSRVKLYLAHVKTCDGTGISLDDTSTTIELDCSSILNETVEEPTETANVKCGVCQNDVARTEWLDHIAKEHTYLAWREGETPLNVDDEELVCEYLKQLIRQYGGLTCHKCGLVRKRGKLYLAHVETCDGTGQADISLANTSLNTTTQSTDVWIEVPVEGEERKVVKCGVCSQEVPIVDWIKHIGKEHDYLAWRDGSTPLDLEDELAVKSHLLDVSRQAGGLMCNKCEKIIKYPKVYVQHIKECNTGSLDSRKLDTSSSSRIDSYSQNKVKDEILTCGVCASKVESALWIKHIEKNHHYIAWVDGETPIDKDDSAMVQKHLYDLSKILGGLVCTSCGLKRKYVKSYLDHIEVCDKRYSNDDTVYSEHEIVECARCSEKVPQKAFRKHAMKEHYNIAWAVGDNPIDLNNPYVVESYLKEYHHANNRLVCKVCRKSRVSYVGFYAHIIACGKTEEETDMYKNVCDLCNNKYLIIYKSQHMTMHREKEYALERKQLALKEEEMKKEEPLEVTPTGRRRAAERAKTVIEKYKNCLEDGSYHCSKCGFNSEIESELTDHVCVENKWVDASDSDDSVKLENCSDEESEESDVDSNVSDEEHLEREETPIRKKFSPDSSYKESTKVSRIPYQIKDISKYMKKSAEEFFKTYLTDEELFTQWRHCEIEEVSGTELVNCMPPVEESCKVRFDETDDWKTFKRLEAERLKDRVVMFLGASIQCMRWAPATSAAVSHYLAVATHRDADTPRLGADVTHSGPGLLQIWDCGDVVRDKPRFALGLVHDFGTIWSIDWCPSGARDADDVTPEPNRMHRLGLLAAACSNGAAYIFAVPYPSSITEKENPFYKLKPIVELRLASNESRKVYQATAVKWSMQRGHSHVVVGYADGTTAYYDLNGDSPLLRTTDNNMTVFYPYHDERVLNSCIEDVDIYPSGAGFHRAGGAVVAGSAGGAGAGALQSHVPAARVLHPPHWPAAMLAGDDCLGMYCQCSCSIYPPRGRRGGGGQRGRRGRGRAAVARARRARAAPAALARRHAGGGRLSRYVLSV from the exons GCGAGTTTGATGATGAAGTCGGTTTTCTTGAGCCCAACTTTTATTCCCACCGTTGCAAATGTAACTGCAGGTGAAGTTGAACTTTTAAGCAATAATAATATAGAGGAGACTTTTATGTCAACTGATTCAGTTGAGCCACAAACTCCTATTTTAATTCCTGAAGTGAATAACAAAGGTGCAGGTGTACCTGACTCAGGTGATATTCTAGGACAATGTTACATGGTAGGCCTAGATCAATATAACACCACTCTAAATGGAGAACATATAAGTGTGTCAAAAACTGATGAAGGGTACTTAGATAAACATGTTGATGGAAATAAAATACAAGAAGATAATAAAATGACACTTAATGAAATTCCCAGTGATATGGGAAATAGCATTGATAACGTGGATGGAGTATATAATGAAGACTTGTTAAAGGATCTTTGCAATAAAGAATTGATTGCAACAGGCAGAAATTCTCCTTATATTTCTTCTAATGATGTTGAAATGGGAAATCCTGCCCCTAAGCCTGCACctaaaataaacatagtttCTGAAGAAACCATTGCTCTGTCAGAACTTAGAAAGCTCAAAAGCACCCAGTtttcaaatacaaatacactCACTCCAGTTACTATTAGTAGTATAGTTGACACTAAAATGAATAATGCTCACAGacaaaatgttaataataaacagttaaataattatgagataTCACATTCAAAAAAACTTGGAAGTGAagagaaggtaaataaattaaaccctAAGCTTAGTAATGAATCCATACCAACAAATCCTACACCTAGTGATTTTTTACAGGGGATTGATACAGAAAAAGAAGTGATAGGTATAGGTGGGAATTCCCCTCCACAAAAGGAATCATGTGATAAAGTCAGAAAAATCTCAAATGAAATTATAGTAACTGAGGTACTACCTGATTGTCAAATGAATGGTCATGACAGTTATGCAGAAGACAATACACCTGCAAATTTGAAATTAGTTAATGATCTTGACATAAATGTAGAAGGTCTTGTTATTGATAGAAATTCAAAGACAACAGAAATTTGTAATGGACGGATAGATGACGAAGTGGCGtctaataaaaaggaaattctTCCTGAAATTGAATGTAGATGCGATAATAATAATGAAGGAAAATCTGATAAGCAAGAAGAAACAGTTATTGAAAAAACCGAGACAGATAATGTACATCAAAACACTGAAATTAAATCTAATCGCAAGGAAAGTagtaatttaaaacaaagttttaatGAAGATTGCAGTGTAAAAAACAAATctactaaaataaaagaaaataagttggCTAGTATGTTAATTGAAACCAAAAATCTCTCAGATAGCAATGcagataaaaaaatagacaaaGTAAAGGAGATAGCTGCATATTTAAGGAAATTTTCTCACATATATActgataaaaagaaaactaaaatgGCCCTTAAGAATGATGTAATGAGGAAAGAAGCAATAAATTCCAATATTAATACGACTGAATCAAAATTATGCATTCAAGGTGTTGAAAAGCCTGGTGGAACAAATATTGATAGTGAACGCACTAGTGATTGCAAAGTTATGAAAACGTACACTAGGCGTAATCCTGTGAAGACAACTAAATCGCACACATCTATAATACGTAAGACTGAGACAATCATCGTAGATGATGCCCAGGAGTACACACTCCATGCAGTAAACATTTTAACACCAAATCAAACTCAacagttttgtttatgttttgatttTGGACACCTATCTTATTACGATAATGATAATTTGTATGAGCATATACATTTCTGGCGCCATAACACAGCAAATTGTGACATGGATGTAATATTTTCCATTTACAATGATGAGATAGAGGTTAAAAATGAAACGTTAGTAGATACAGAGGAGAAGACTGATGAAAATGATGAAACATATAATgtttgttgtaatatttattcTAAAGAATATTCGGATCATTTAGATAATTGTGATAATGATGCTGTACCATCCTTAGAACCTGAACATATTACTCATGATTCGAAACATGCGGATGCTGTGGATACTCCACAAGTGTCTGTGTTGAATAATGAATCGCCGAAAGCAAATCCGCCGAAAGCAAATTCGCCGAAAGCAATTTCGCCGAAAGCAATTTCTCCGAAAGCAAATTCGCCGAAAGCAATTTCGCCGAAAGCAAATTCGCCGAAAAAAATCGATCAAGCTGAATCTACAACTAATTTAAATGTGGATGATGTTATAGAAGTTATGGATGAAGGTGTGGTTGATAAAGATGAACTGGACAAATGTGTGAACATAAAAGATTCAGATGAATCTTCCAATACTGAATGTAACGAAAGAGTCGTAGCTGCGACAGCTACTGCATCTGAAAGTGACTGCATTAATCCCAGCAAGAGCACATCGCGTCTGAATTCAACA tctgATTGCGCAGTAGAGTCGTCAGAGGCAACTATGGTAAGTGATGTTCACAGGAAG AAGCGCAAATTGCCGTCATCAGTATCGATAACTAGTGATGAGCCATctgttaagaaaaaaattaagtgtGGGGTATGCAACGGCATATTCTCTGCAGCGGACTGGGACAGCCATGTCGAAACTCAGCATGATCTAATTGCTTGGAAGGCGGGTACTACCCTT AATTTAGATGACCCCGAATTGAAGAAAAAactcaaagaaaaaattaaatcaGTTGGCCTACAGAAGTGTAGTCTATGCAGCGtggaatttaaaaaatttaacCGGTTCATAGAACATGTTAAATACTGCATTCAGAATAAG ggAAATCAAAAGCCAGAGAAGCCTGCCCGCAAATCAAGAATAGTAGCAGATGAGAAAGTGACTTGTGGTGTCTGTCAGAAAACCCTGTTGTCTTCCAATTGGTTAGAGCATAGCGGTAGGAGCCACAACTACTTGGCTTGGATTGATGGACAAGACACCTTA AATGTGGAAAACGAATCAGATGTTAGGCAGCACCTGCAGAATATTATTCGAATAAATGGAAAGCTGACTTGTTACAAATGTGGCTTATCCCGCAGCCGTGTCAAGTTGTATCTAGCCCATGTGAAAACTTGCGACGGTACTGGG ATATCCTTGGATGACACCTCAACCACTATCGAATTAGATTGTTCAAGTATTCTAAACGAAACCGTGGAAGAACCTACTGAAACCGCAAATGTTAAATGTGGTGTTTGTCAAAATGATGTGGCAAGAACTGAATGGCTAGACCACATAGCCAAGGAACATACATATTTGGCCTGGCGTGAGGGAGAGACACCTTTA AATGTGGACGATGAAGAATTAGTGTGCGAATATTTGAAGCAGTTAATTAGACAGTATGGAGGGTTGACCTGTCATAAATGCGGCTTGGTGCGTAAACGCGGTAAATTGTACTTAGCTCACGTTGAAACCTGTGATGGAACT ggCCAAGCCGATATTTCGTTAGCTAATACCAGTCTGAATACTACAACTCAATCGACTGATGTATGGATCGAAGTGCCAGTCGAAGGGGAAGAGAGGAAAGTAGTGAAATGTGGTGTTTGTTCCCAAGAGGTGCCTATCGTAGACTGGATCAAGCATATAGGCAAAGAACACGACTATCTGGCGTGGCGAGACGGATCTACACCACTG GACCTGGAAGACGAGCTCGCAGTAAAATCCCACCTCCTTGACGTATCGAGGCAGGCTGGCGGCCTCATGTGCAACAAATGCgagaaaattataaagtacCCCAAGGTTTATGTACAACATATAAAGGAGTGCAATACG GGATCACTCGACTCTCGTAAGTTAGACACTTCATCTTCAAGCAGGATTGATTCATACAGTCAGAATAAAGTCAAAGATGAGATACTGACTTGCGGTGTGTGTGCGAGTAAGGTAGAAAGTGCTCTATGGATAAAACATATAGAAAAGAACCATCATTATATCGCCTGGGTAGACGGCGAGACACCGATT GATAAAGATGATTCTGCAATGGTACAAAAGCATCTGTACGATTTGTCCAAAATCTTGGGTGGTTTGGTGTGTACGAGTTGTGGACTGAAGAGGAAGTATGTCAAGTCCTACCTGGATCATATCGAAGTATGCGACAAGAGATATAGCAACGACGATACTGTGTACTCGGAACACG AAATTGTTGAATGTGCTAGATGTTCTGAGAAAGTGCCACAGAAAGCTTTTCGGAAACATGCTATGAAGGAACACTACAACATTGCCTGGGCGGTTGGAGACAACCCTATA GACCTAAATAATCCGTATGTTGTTGAAAGCTATTTGAAAGAGTATCACCACGCGAACAACAGACTAGTTTGTAAGGTGTGCCGTAAAAGCAGAGTGTCTTATGTCGGCTTCTACGCTCATATCATAGCCTGTGGTAAAACTGAAGAG GAAACGGATATGTACAAAAATGTATGCGATTTATGTAACAATAAGTACCTGATTATATACAAAAGTCAGCATATGACCATGCATCGAGAGAAGGAGTATGCTTTGGAACGCAAGCAACTCGCCCTTAAGGAAGAAGAAATGAAAAAAGAGGAACCTTTGGAAGTCACGCCGACTGGACGTAGAAGGGCTGCTGAAAG GGCAAAGACCGTGATAGAAAAGTATAAGAACTGCCTAGAAGAT GGAAGTTACCACTGTTCAAAATGTGGTTTCAATTCGGAAATTGAAAGTGAACTGACAGATCATGTATGCGTAGAAAACAAATGGGTTGACGCATCAGACTCTGACGATTCGGTTAAGTTAGAAAACTGTTCTGACGAAGAATCTGAAGAGTCTGATGTTGATTCTAACGTGTCAGACGAGGAACACCTGGAGCGCGAAGAGACTCCTATTAGGAAGAAATTTTCACCAGATTCAAGTTATAAAG AGAGCACAAAAGTAAGTCGAATACCATACCAAATCAAGGATATTAGTAAATACATGAAGAAAAGCGCTGAAGAATT ttttaaaacttatttaactgaTGAGGAACTATTTACGCAATGGCGTCATTGTGAAATAGAGGAAGTGTCAGGAACTGAGTTGGTTAACTGTATGCCACCCGTTGAGGAGTCCTGCAAAGTTAGATTCGATGAGACTGATGATTGGAAGACGTTTAAACGACTCGAAGCTGAAAGACTCAAAG ACAGGGTCGTAATGTTCCTGGGCGCCAGTATCCAGTGCATGCGCTGGGCCCCCGCGACATCAGCAGCAGTCTCCCACTACCTGGCCGTGGCCACGCATCGCGACGCCGACACGCCACGTCTAGGCGCCGACGTCACCCACTCCGGCCCTGGATTGCTACAAATTTGGGATTGCGGGGATGTAGTTAG GGATAAACCACGGTTTGCCTTAGGTCTTGTACACGACTTCGGGACAATATGGTCGATAGACTGGTGTCCGTCCGGAGCGAGGGACGCAGACGATGTCACTCCCGAACCGAACCGAATGCACAGACTAGGCTTACTAGCTGCAGCTTGCTCTAACGGCGCAGCTTACATCTTCGCTGTGCCTTATCCATCGTCTATAACggaaaa agAGAATCCATTTTATAAACTAAAGCCGATTGTGGAATTGAGGCTAGCAAGTAATGAAAGTAGAAAAGTATATCAAGCTACTGCCGTCAAGTGGTCTAtg CAAAGAGGTCATTCTCACGTAGTGGTCGGATATGCAGATGGGACGACGGCATACTATGACCTAAACGGAGATTCGCCATTGCTGCGGACCACAGACAATAATATGACAGTATTTTATCCATATCACGATGAGCGCGTTCTAAACTCTTGTATAGAAG ACGTGGACATATACCCTTCCGGCGCGGGGTTCCaccgcgcgggcggcgcggtggtggcgggcagcgcgggcggcgcgggcgcgggcgcgctgCAGTCGCACGTGCCCGCCGCGCGCGTGCTGCACCCGCCGCACTGGCCCGCCGCCATGCTGGCGGGGGACGACTGTCTAGGTATGTACTGTCAGTGTAGCTGCTCTATATACCCtccgcgcgggcggcgcggtggtggcgggcagcgcgggcggcgcgggcgcgggcgcgctgCAGTCGCACGTGCCCGCCGCGCGCGTGCTGCACCCGCCGCACTGGCCCGCCGCCATGCTGGCGGGGGACGACTGTCTAGGTATGTACTGTCAGTGTAG